In Anopheles bellator chromosome 2, idAnoBellAS_SP24_06.2, whole genome shotgun sequence, the genomic stretch TATTTCTTCTGTTTGTCCACCAAATTTGATTAAACAGTCCTGGGACTGCTGATTTTTGTGCTGTGGAAACCTGTGCGCAAACCAATCTTATACGAAAGTAGCGCAGCAACAAACCAATATAGAATCAACATAAGCAAATAGATAAAGTAGATATtacaacggcaaacaaaaaatcaccacttGCATGTAACAACAATTAACGGCACTTTGCGATGATTTGCACCAGAACCCGTAGACAGAATCCAGCACCAACATCTCGAAATAGTGCATGTTGATCAAAAGCGTCATGTTCAAGAGGAGAAGAGCGCGACTCCCCGGCGATGCTATCAGTGTAGAGAAGGTATAATACAAATAATCGTAAACAGAAAACCTCACACAACCCATAATGATCGAAACGATGCAAATATCCAAGTAAAATGTTAAATCAACAACAAGAGAAATAACGCAACTTACAACCGTTGAAAATCACAACAGTTTATAATAGTGCTTAAACTGAAACCGTTAGACATATTAGACAAGGCCTGAATCGAAACATACAAATACAACAAGATGTTGAACTCTAATAGAAAGCTAACAAAAGTGacatttcaaaactttatctGTGCCGAGATTCGATGTGCAAACGGACGGGATATGGGCAACGAGATGTACACAACAGGAAACGTGAgcaaatttttgaaacaaaaaaagattCCTTCTGTTTGGGGCTTCTGTTTAGACTAGTGCTGAATTCcaatgataaacaaacaaccgcaAGAATTTCTCCTATGTGAACAGCCCTGAAGCATGCGCAAGATCTAATATATGATGGAAACTATTTAGCAAGTTCGCGAACCTCTTTTTCCTACAATCTTTCCTCCTTGTGGTAAAATATTGAGAAAATTGAAGTATTGTATGTTCAGAAATTTCTACTGCACAtcctctgtgtttgtgtttgcagcGCGCTTAGCTCTAATCACGATTGCTATCAAACACGTGTGCAGTAGTTTGTGTATTgttggaaatgatttattatcTGTTGTTAGCCATACAGCTGATCATTCTCGTGGTGGTGAACAAACTCGACGCGGTTGCAACAGTTGATTTGCGTGTGATGTAATTGTGTAGTAGCGACGATAATCTACCGCAATCTAACGATCTGCTCCATTAGCCTGTTCAAGGacttttatttatattttgcatCTGTTTCAGTCTTCGCTGGTAGTTGATTACTCTGGAACACTCACTTAATTGGTTGGCTCAGCGCCGCACCTTTTGGATGCTTTGCGGTGACGAACGGGCTTTGACGATCACGAATACGGAATCCAACTGAGTCTGGCCAAACCGAGAGTGTGACTACGCAGGATTACCAATAAGTAGGTCTATTGGGCGTTTGGCCTTTGAACCCACCATTCCGGACCGTTGGAATGACTTGCATACCCGTCATACGCGGCCAACCGGCTTCACGCTTCCCAGCGCCGCGGAGAGTAAACAACTATAATCTCCGGAAGCATCATTATCATTCGTATCAAGCAAACGTCATGGAACAATTACCCCTCATGCACGACGAAGTGATAATACAGCAAAGCCCCTACAGCTGGGCTGATAGTAGGCAAACGGCATTAAATAGGAGCGCATCTCCCGTTGCTCCGGCAAACGTTCTTGCGCATCTCGCAGTGATAGTGACCGTTAACGTTTCGTGAGGTTGGTTTCGCAAGAAttggaaaatggcaacaaaaagTAAAGTGATTTTCTCCGGACACAAGTGCAACGGTAGCGAGTACGACGCCAAGCGACAGCTATGGTTCGGGGAGCGTCTTCCTTCAGTTCTCAATCCTCAGGCTGGTGTGGGGCGGATCATTCTCGACTCGTTGGCACGCTCTCCAGATAAGGTGATACAAATCAATGCCGACACGGGCGTGCGCCTAACGTGCCGGGAAATGCGTCTCCAGATCGTCCGTGCGGCACTACACCTGCAAAAGCTTGGCTTCAAGAAGGGCGACTTTGTTAGTATGGCGTGCGGAAACGGTGAGCACGTGGTGCCGGCGTTTATCGGTTGCTGGTTGCTCGGTTTGGCCATGAACCCGCTCGCTCCGGTCTATGGAAAGGAAGACTTTATGCACATGATGCAACAAACGCAATCGCGGCTGGTATTTTGTGACGAGTCGAATCGATCCGTGGTGCAGGAAGCGGTCCGCGAAGCAATCAGAAACCCGGGAGATGTACATTTGTTTGTGATGGGAAAGGGCGAGAAGGGGATCGCTCGGTCAGTAGCCGAGCTGCTCGAACCAATTGATGGAGAGGAAGATTTTCGACCGCAGTACCTTGGCGATGCCACAAAACTGGTTGCCATGATTTTGTGTTCGTCTGGAACTACGGGACTACCGAAGGGGGTTTGTTTGTCGCATGCCCATTTCGTCGATGGAATGGTGTTTTCAACGTAAGTCCACGGATCTCCTATACTTTGACACGAAAATGATCATTCAactgttgtgtttttctttcctacgCAGCGAAATTTCCGATGGACCGATCTTCAACTTTAGTTCACTGTTCTGGGCCACCGGTATCTTTGCGGTTCTCACGTCGTTATTCTACGGTCGGCCTCGCGTCCTCACCAGCAGCCCGTTTAATGCTGAGCTCCTGATAAACTTGATCGAAAAGCATCGCATCGAAAACCTTTTCACCGCACCGTCGTACGTATCGGCTCTTCTTGCCCATCCGCGGCTAGCGAAAGCCGATTTAAGCAGTGTACGCCAGTGGCATGTTGGAGGGTCGATGGTCTTGGAAGAGCTTATCCTAAAGCTACAGCAGCACATACCGAATGGGCACGTACGATCGATCTACGGCAGCTCGGAGATCGGTTTCATCACTCGCAACGAAGCGATCTGCTTGTCGAACTCGGTCGGACCGCTGGCGACAAACGTGGAATGTCGTGTAGTGGACGATGAGGGACGCCCGTTAGGTCCTGGACAAACCGGCGAGCTTCACCTGTCACACCGATACATGTTTTTGGTatgcacggcggcggccagatTATTCTGCCAGCCCCGAACCTTACTGAGGGAGATTTAATTGGTTTCGTTTTAGGGGTATCTCAACAACGAGCAAGCTACCGCAAGCGCGCTCACGGATGATGGGTTCTTCCGGACTGGCGACATAGGATACATGGACGCGAACGGCAACTTGTTCGTCATTGACCGCATTAAGGATATTATAAAGTACAACAACTACCAAGTGTCCCCGTCCGACCTGGAGGGTATCATTCAAAAGCTTGACGGTGTGAAACAGGTGTGCGTAATCGGTGTACCGTCCGCCGACCGTGCCAGCGATTTACCGATGGCGATCGTTGAGCGAACACCGGGCTCCAAAATCCAGGAGGCGGACATCGTCCGGTTGGTCGATGACCAGGTGGCTGACTTCAAAAGGCTGCGTGGCGGCGTGCGCTTTGTCGACAGTTTCCCGATGACACCGTCTGGAAAAGTATTGCGACGTGCGGTGAAAAAGATGATAGATGACGAACTGCAAGGATGAAACACATTCAAATAATTCTCTAGCGCTCCCAACAAATTAGAAGCACTGTTTCATGAATATTATGTGTGAATATGGACAAGCAGTTAGAATATAGAAAGGTGCCACAAACGACTATTTACATTAACGTAATCAAACATAGGCGCAATTATATCCGCCCAGAAGCCGAAACTGATAATGTaacgaagaaagaaatgaTCTTACAAATCTGGAGGCGTCATTGTCACCGCCGCTTTTTATTCTGAGTGATTCTAACTCACATGACACTGAGTGGGGAGCCAGAGGGAACGAAGCCTTCGCCGCCTCATCATTGAGATTTGTAacaattgtttgaaaatacTCAACATAGGAAAGCGAACTAGGGTTCTTTGCCTATGGCACGTGCAAGTGCACTGGACTTGTCCCACGCTCTTATTTCGCTGACCGTCTGGTGACAAGGCGGGCACCGGCATTGATCATCTCCCAATAAACATTATGATCAACAGGAATCTTTAACCCCTCAGAAAGTGACCTGACCGACTGGATGAAGTAAGATGAGCTAATGTTCACTCGGTATAAACTCCTCTCCAGGTCCAGGTCAGAATCCTTTTATGTGCAAAAGGAATCCTTGTATGCGCAAACCAAAcccgacaacaacaataatacaACATCAACTGATTCGCTGAACCCACCATCAATATCTTACACAGAGCTAGAATAAGGCATTTTACAAATGCAATCTT encodes the following:
- the LOC131211094 gene encoding uncharacterized protein LOC131211094, whose protein sequence is MATKSKVIFSGHKCNGSEYDAKRQLWFGERLPSVLNPQAGVGRIILDSLARSPDKVIQINADTGVRLTCREMRLQIVRAALHLQKLGFKKGDFVSMACGNGEHVVPAFIGCWLLGLAMNPLAPVYGKEDFMHMMQQTQSRLVFCDESNRSVVQEAVREAIRNPGDVHLFVMGKGEKGIARSVAELLEPIDGEEDFRPQYLGDATKLVAMILCSSGTTGLPKGVCLSHAHFVDGMVFSTEISDGPIFNFSSLFWATGIFAVLTSLFYGRPRVLTSSPFNAELLINLIEKHRIENLFTAPSYVSALLAHPRLAKADLSSVRQWHVGGSMVLEELILKLQQHIPNGHVRSIYGSSEIGFITRNEAICLSNSVGPLATNVECRVVDDEGRPLGPGQTGELHLSHRYMFLGYLNNEQATASALTDDGFFRTGDIGYMDANGNLFVIDRIKDIIKYNNYQVSPSDLEGIIQKLDGVKQVCVIGVPSADRASDLPMAIVERTPGSKIQEADIVRLVDDQVADFKRLRGGVRFVDSFPMTPSGKVLRRAVKKMIDDELQG